The proteins below are encoded in one region of Silene latifolia isolate original U9 population chromosome 2, ASM4854445v1, whole genome shotgun sequence:
- the LOC141643906 gene encoding replication factor C subunit 3 yields MSETATPMEVEQSSDKSKITPWVEKYRPHSLADVAAHRDIIDTIDRLTSENKLPHLLLYGPPGTGKTSTILAVARKLYGNHFHNMILELNASDDRGIDVVRQQIQDFASTHSFSFGAKAHVKLVLLDEADAMTKDAQFALRRVIEKYTKSTRFALICNHVNKIIPALQSRCTRFRFAPLDTSHVTDRLKHVIAAEGLDVSESGLAALVRLSNGDMRKALNILQSTHMASQQITEEAVHLCTGNPLPKDIERISYLLLNESFATTFSGISEMKTKKGLALVDIIREVTMFAFRIRMPADIRAQLINDLADIEYRLSFGCNDKLQLGSLISSFTPVRSALVAAAK; encoded by the exons ATGTCGGAAACCGCGACTCCAATGGAGGTCGAACAATCATCTGATAAGAGCAAAATCACGCCATGGGTTGAAAAATACCGACCTCACTCTCTCGCCGACGTCGCGGCACATCGCGACATTATCGACACCA TTGATAGGTTGACTAGTGAGAACAAGCTGCCACATTTACTACTTTACGGTCCTCCTGGTACTGGGAAAACATCTACGATTCTCGCCGTTGCGCGGAAATTGTATGGTAATCATTTCCATAATATGATTCTTGAGCTTAATGCTTCTGATGACCGTGGCATTGATGTTGTTCGTCAGCAAATTCAGGATTTTGCTAGCACCCATAGTTTCTCTTTCGG TGCTAAGGCACATGTGAAATTAGTGTTGTTGGATGAAGCGGATGCAATGACCAAGGATGCTCAGTTTGCTCTACGTCGAG TGATTGAGAAGTACACTAAAAGCACAAGATTTGCACTCATATGTAACCATGTTAACAAAATCATCCCTGCTCTTCAGTCAAGGTGCACTCGCTTCCGCTTTGCTCCTCTTGATACTTCCCATGTCACTGACCGCCTTAAGCACGTCATTGCTGCTGAAGG GCTGGATGTTTCCGAGTCTGGCTTAGCTGCACTTGTACGATTAAGCAATGGGGACATGCGTAAGGCTTTGAATATTTTGCAG tcAACACATATGGCATCTCAGCAAATAACAGAAGAAGCAGTGCACCTGTGCACAGGAAATCCATTGCCCAAGGACATTGAGAGAATATCATATTTGCTTCTCAATGAGAGCTTTGCTACGACCTTTAGCG GAATTTcggaaatgaaaacaaaaaaggGTTTGGCCTTGGTAGACATCATAAGGGAAGTAACAAT GTTTGCTTTCAGGATCCGGATGCCAGCAGATATTCGGGCGCAACTGATCAATGATTTGGCAGATATAGA GTATAGACTCAGTTTTGGATGTAACGATAAGCTACAGCTTGGATCTCTTATTTCTTCATTCACACCAGTTCGCTCTGCATTGGTTGCAGCTGCAAAGTAG
- the LOC141643897 gene encoding phosphoglucomutase, cytoplasmic has translation MATFKVSRVQTTPFDGQKPGTSGLRKKVKVFAQPHYLENFVQATFDALTAEKIKGKTLVVSGDGRYYSKEAIQIIIKMSAANGVKSIWVGQNGLLSTPAVSAVIRERVGKDGSKASGSFILTASHNPGGPTEDFGIKYNMENGGPAPEGVTDKIYQNTTTIKEYLIAEGVPEVDISKLGTSSFTGPEGEFEVEVFDATETYVQLMKSIFDFEAIKKLLACPKFSFCYDSLHGVAGVYASRIFVKELGASESSLLNCTPKEDFGGGHPDPNLTYAKELVQRMGLGKSSSPGEPPEFGAAADGDADRNMILGKRFFVTPSDSVAIIAANAVEAIPYFSGGLKGVARSMPTSAALDVVAKALNLEFFEVPTGWKFFGNLMDAGKCSVCGEESFGTGSDHVREKDGIWAVLAWLSILAYRNKDKLNGEELVTVEDIVRQHWAKYGRHYYTRYDYENVDSGGAKELMAHLVNLQSNLPEVNKIVKSVDSDVANVVDADEFEYKDPVDGSVSKHQGIRYLFADGSRLVFRLSGTGSEGATVRVYIEQYENDSSKTSRDSQDALKPLVNVALKLSKMQEFTGRSEPTVIT, from the exons ATGGCGACCTTCAAGGTTTCTCGCGTTCAAACGACGCCGTTCGATGGCCAGAAACCTGGCACCTCTGGTCTCCGTAAGAAG GTAAAAGTGTTTGCTCAACCACACTacttggagaattttgttcaggctACATTCGATGCACTCACAGCAGAGAAGATCAAAG GCAAAACACTTGTCGTATCTGGTGATGGGCGTTATTACTCCAAAGAGGCTATTCAG ATTATCATCAAGATGTCAGCAGCTAATGGAGTGAAAAGCATTTGGGTTGGTCAGAATGGTTTGCTTTCAACACCTGCCGTGTCAGCAGTTATACGTGAAAGAGTTGGGAAAGAT GGCTCTAAGGCGTCTGGATCTTTCATATTAACTGCAAGTCACAATCCAGGAGGCCCTACTGAG GATTTCGGAATTAAATACAACATGGAAAATGGAGGGCCTGCTCCGGAGGGAGTAACTGATAAGATTTATCAGAACACCACTACCATAAAGGAGTACTTGATTGCTGAAGGTGTGCCAGAG GTTGACATATCGAAATTGGGTACATCTAGCTTCACAGGGCCTGAGGGAGAGTTTGAAGTTGAAGTATTTGATGCAACAGAAACATATGTACAGTTGATGAA GTCTATTTTTGATTTCGAGGCTATCAAGAAGCTGCTTGCATGCCCAAAATTCTCATTCTG TTATGATTCTCTCCATGGAGTTGCTGGTGTCTATGCTTCACGGATCTTTGTAAAGGAGCTTGGTGCCAGTGAAAGCTCTCTGTTGAACTGCACACCAAAG GAAGATTTTGGTGGTGGGCATCCTGATCCCAACTTGACCTACGCTAAGGAGCTGGTTCAGCGTATGGGTTTGGGTAAATCAAGCTCGCCAGGCGAACCACCGGAATTTGGTGCAGCTGCTGATGGCGATGCTGATCGTAATATGATCCTGGGTAAAAG GTTTTTCGTGACACCGTCAGATTCGGTTGCTATTATTGCAGCCAATGCTGTAGAAGCAATACCATATTTCTCTGGTGGTCTGAAGGGAGTTGCTAG GAGTATGCCTACTTCAGCTGCTTTGGATGTGGTAGCAAAAGCTCTTAATCTAGAGTTCTTTGAG GTACCCACTGGCTGGAAATTTTTTGGTAACTTAATGGATGCTGGAAAATGTTCAGTATGTGGCGAAGAGAGTTTCGGAACTG GCTCTGATCATGTGCGTGAAAAGGATGGTATCTGGGCTGTTTTGGCTTGGCTATCAATCCTGGCTTATCGGAACAAAGACAAACTTAATGGAGAAGAGCTTGTGACTGTTGAAGACATTGTTCGTCAACATTGGGCTAAATATGGTCGACACTATTACACAAGATACGATTATGAG AATGTTGATTCTGGTGGAGCAAAAGAACTTATGGCACATCTGGTCAATCTGCAATCAAATCTCCCTGAAGTTAACAA GATTGTGAAGTCTGTAGATTCAGATGTGGCAAATGTAGTTGATGCCGATGAATTCGAGTATAAAGATCCAGTTGACGGTTCAGTGTCAAAGCACCAGGGTATCCGCTATCTGTTTGCAGATGGGTCGCGATTG GTATTCCGCCTTTCTGGAACTGGCTCTGAAGGAGCTACCGTCCGTGTATACATTGAGCAATATGAAAATGATTCCTCCAAAACTAGCAGAGACTCTCAGGATGCACTCAAACCTCTT GTTAACGTTGCTCTCAAGCTCTCTAAGATGCAGGAGTTCACTGGCAGGTCTGAGCCCACTGTCATTACTTAG
- the LOC141641803 gene encoding uncharacterized protein LOC141641803, with translation MQNFRRIYSTHGLNYVHNFHHFSLCSLYSTETLIQSKKSPNHTFADYLVNNLGFSHQQALSISIKLPSNKVNDFKFSDNANFVVDFLKQHDLDDTHIKKAVSSYPNILAANVDKTLKPKFKILQDQGFSGSDLIRLILSSPSLVSRKSNASSATSGLENLVSNVALLNNEYRVHIQDIRNSIIQKSSCFLRKPELFRNVLVRVEEELGIPRISGMFLYGVHLLCSSSKEGIDSKRLVFKSFGWTEYDVSELMRKNPYAFLISEENIRKKLGFLMTELGYKPGFLATHATLFALSLEKRMAPRHRVLLVLKEKGLLLDYNFYAAAIKTEKQFLKTLIEPFKEDAPGLLELYLSNKGCSNIDAKTSRSEVYNSV, from the coding sequence ATGCAAAATTTCCGAAGAATTTACAGCACTCACGGCCTTAATTATGTGCATAATTTCCACCATTTTTCTCTCTGTAGTCTCTATTcaaccgaaaccctaattcaatcaaaaaaatccccaaatcatACTTTTGCTGATTATTTGGTCAATAATCTGGGTTTCTCTCATCAACAAGCTCTGTCAATTTCCATCAAGTTACCTTCCAACAAGGTGAATGACTTCAAATTCTCTGATAATGCTAATTTTGTTGTTGATTTCTTAAAGCAACATGATTTGGATGATACCCATATTAAAAAGGCTGTATCTTCTTACCCTAATATTTTAGCTGCTAATGTTGACAAAACCCTAAAACCCAAATTTAAGATTCTCCAAGATCAGGGTTTTTCTGGGTCTGATTTAATtcgtcttattttatcgagtcctTCATTAGTATCAAGAAAATCCAATGCTTCGTCAGCAACATCTGGTCTTGAAAATCTTGTATCCAATGTTGCGTTGTTGAATAATGAGTACCGTGTCCATATCCAAGATATTCGGAATAGCATTATTCAAAAATCTTCGTGTTTTTTGAGGAAACCCGAGTTATTCCGAAATGTGTTGGTTAGGGTTGAAGAGGAGTTGGGGATTCCTCGAATTTCTGGGATGTTTTTGTATGGAGTGCATTTGCTGTGTTCTTCTAGTAAGGAGGGAATCGACTCGAAACGTCTGGTGTTCAAAAGCTTTGGATGGACTGAATATGATGTTTCTGAATTAATGAGGAAAAATCCTTATGCTTTCCTAATATCTGAAGAAAATATCAGGAAAAAGTTGGGTTTTCTTATGACTGAGCTTGGTTACAAGCCTGGTTTCTTAGCTACACATGCTACTTTGTTCGCTTTAAGCCTCGAGAAGCGAATGGCGCCTAGGCATCGAGTGTTGTTGGTTTTGAAGGAGAAAGGTTTATTATTAGATTACAACTTCTACGCTGCCGCCATTAAAACTGAGAAGCAATTTTTAAAGACTCTTATTGAACCTTTTAAAGAGGATGCACCAGGTCTTCTTGAACTTTACCTAAGTAACAAAGGTTGTTCCAACATTGACGCCAAGACCTCTCGTAGCGAAGTGTATAATTCTGTCTAG